Proteins encoded together in one Anaerotignum propionicum DSM 1682 window:
- a CDS encoding TIR domain-containing protein has product MAKRQVFFSFEYNKDVWRASQIRNMGKVSNSSTFSDNDWEEVKEKTDSKIKEWIDEQIALRSCLVVLVGKTTSSRKWVKYEIEKAYELGKGIVGVYVHGLKDSQGNQTDQGSNPFYSLLNKDGKRLSNFITCYESPYKSSKYVYDDIESKIEELIENAIDDRGTY; this is encoded by the coding sequence ATGGCAAAACGACAGGTGTTTTTTAGTTTTGAGTATAACAAAGATGTATGGAGAGCATCACAAATTAGAAATATGGGAAAAGTATCTAATTCGTCAACTTTTTCTGATAACGATTGGGAAGAAGTTAAGGAAAAAACAGATAGTAAAATAAAAGAGTGGATAGATGAGCAAATAGCTCTGCGCTCATGCTTGGTAGTTTTAGTGGGTAAAACAACTTCATCTCGTAAATGGGTTAAATATGAAATTGAAAAAGCTTACGAGTTGGGTAAAGGAATAGTTGGAGTCTATGTACATGGGCTGAAAGATAGTCAAGGTAACCAGACTGATCAAGGAAGTAACCCTTTTTATAGTTTGTTAAATAAGGATGGCAAGCGATTATCAAATTTTATAACATGCTATGAATCACCATATAAATCAAGCAAATATGTCTATGATGATATCGAAAGCAAAATAGAAGAATTGATAGAAAATGCGATAGATGACAGAGGTACTTACTAA
- a CDS encoding TIR domain-containing protein: protein MARKVFYSFHYDNDIMRVMTVRNRWVTQGGQLASEVIDKAEFEKIKRQGDTAVNRWIDKQLEGTSVTVVLLGEKTLSRPFVKYEICQSINRGNAIIGIHINNIRDARTMSISKKADVHQMVGTYNDGKPVYFDEICDGIFNYLNNDGYNNLGKWVENAAQKKGK from the coding sequence ATGGCGAGAAAAGTGTTTTATAGTTTTCATTATGATAATGATATAATGAGGGTTATGACTGTAAGAAATCGATGGGTAACGCAAGGTGGGCAGCTCGCATCGGAAGTAATTGATAAAGCAGAGTTCGAGAAAATAAAGCGACAAGGCGATACTGCAGTAAATAGGTGGATAGATAAACAGTTAGAAGGAACAAGTGTAACTGTGGTATTACTTGGTGAGAAAACTTTAAGCAGACCATTTGTAAAATATGAAATATGTCAGAGCATTAATCGAGGAAACGCTATTATCGGCATTCACATTAATAATATTCGAGATGCTCGAACTATGAGTATTTCCAAAAAAGCTGATGTACATCAAATGGTGGGAACATATAACGATGGAAAACCTGTATATTTCGATGAAATTTGTGATGGTATTTTTAATTATCTAAATAATGATGGATATAATAATTTAGGAAAATGGGTAGAAAATGCTGCTCAAAAAAAGGGTAAGTAA
- a CDS encoding SIR2 family protein, producing the protein MSKKEIDSFINKFVKEMKDDNVAIFAGAGFSKSGGFVDWKNLLKGVADELDLDIIKEYDLVTLAQYYVNRNGNRSTLNDIIFEEFTKDAEISENHKILARLPISTFWTTNYDSLLEDALKETHRVVDVKYTNKHLSITMPRRDAVVYKMHGDKSHPDDVILIKDDYENYYRKHSQYITTLSGMLISKTFLFVGFSFTDPNIDYILSRVKIDYSQENQRQHYSIMRKISANDFTDNAEFEYVKRKQTFFVEDLKRYNIKTILVDEYDDITKILSTIEKKLIVNNIFISGSAHEYGDFEEKEAKEFISKLSNSLIKSDFNVVSGFGVGIGSAVISGALEEIYMKGGTIKEDRLLLRPFPQGEDYKLLWQAYREDMISRAGVSIFLFGNKLVDGEIKLADGIQNEFLIAKNKGHSLLPLGYTGYKALELWNEINDNFEKYYPNDDKLKTVFQQFNLKKSTLENIQDVLHFIKLLKEKM; encoded by the coding sequence ATGAGTAAAAAAGAAATAGATAGCTTTATCAACAAATTTGTCAAAGAAATGAAAGATGATAATGTTGCGATTTTTGCCGGAGCGGGTTTTTCCAAGAGCGGTGGTTTTGTAGACTGGAAAAACTTGCTCAAAGGAGTAGCGGATGAACTGGATTTAGACATAATAAAAGAGTATGATTTAGTAACATTGGCACAGTATTATGTAAATAGGAATGGGAACAGGAGCACCTTGAATGATATTATTTTTGAAGAATTTACGAAAGATGCAGAAATAAGTGAGAATCATAAAATCCTTGCGCGTTTGCCAATCAGTACATTTTGGACCACTAATTACGATTCATTATTAGAAGATGCATTAAAAGAAACACATAGAGTAGTAGATGTAAAATATACTAATAAGCATTTATCAATAACAATGCCTCGTAGAGATGCTGTTGTTTACAAAATGCATGGTGATAAAAGTCATCCAGATGATGTTATACTAATAAAAGACGACTATGAGAATTATTATAGGAAGCATTCACAGTATATAACTACATTAAGCGGTATGCTTATATCTAAAACATTTTTATTTGTTGGCTTTAGCTTCACTGACCCAAATATTGATTATATTTTGAGTAGAGTTAAAATTGATTATTCACAAGAAAACCAAAGACAACACTATTCTATCATGAGAAAAATATCTGCAAATGATTTTACTGATAATGCTGAATTTGAATATGTAAAGAGAAAGCAAACCTTTTTTGTAGAAGATTTAAAGCGATATAATATTAAAACTATTTTAGTTGATGAATATGATGATATTACAAAAATATTATCAACTATTGAAAAAAAGCTAATAGTAAACAATATTTTTATATCAGGAAGCGCACATGAGTATGGTGATTTTGAGGAAAAAGAAGCGAAAGAATTTATATCAAAGTTGAGCAATAGTCTTATAAAATCCGACTTCAATGTTGTGTCAGGCTTTGGGGTAGGTATTGGAAGTGCTGTTATCTCTGGGGCATTAGAAGAAATATATATGAAAGGTGGAACAATTAAAGAAGATCGATTATTGCTCAGACCATTTCCTCAAGGTGAAGACTATAAACTATTATGGCAGGCATATAGGGAAGATATGATTAGTCGAGCTGGAGTTTCAATATTCTTATTTGGAAACAAATTAGTTGACGGGGAAATTAAATTAGCGGACGGTATCCAAAATGAGTTTCTAATAGCTAAAAATAAAGGTCATTCTTTGTTGCCTTTAGGATACACAGGTTATAAAGCTTTAGAATTGTGGAATGAAATAAATGATAATTTTGAAAAGTACTATCCAAACGATGATAAACTAAAAACAGTTTTTCAGCAGTTTAATTTAAAGAAATCAACCCTAGAAAATATTCAAGATGTTTTGCATTTTATTAAATTATTGAAAGAAAAGATGTGA
- a CDS encoding toll/interleukin-1 receptor domain-containing protein, protein MKTIFEQGTFNAYQERSLQHAMNEVVRFSAQTTVFISHKHDDLGDLQGVLGFLEKHYNVKVYIDSRDSSMPAITSEVTANNIKSRIEKCDKFILLATNGAIESKWCNWELGFGDAKKYKNHIALFPMKPQGTYDSSYKGNEYMRIYPYICYFDGTERYTNGTSISKGYYIGEFKETGNYITPLSEWFNSK, encoded by the coding sequence ATGAAAACTATATTTGAACAAGGAACATTTAACGCATACCAAGAGCGTAGTTTACAACATGCAATGAATGAAGTTGTAAGATTTTCTGCACAGACCACAGTTTTTATCTCACACAAGCATGATGATCTTGGTGATTTGCAAGGTGTATTAGGTTTTCTAGAAAAACACTATAATGTAAAAGTATATATTGATAGCCGAGATTCCTCTATGCCAGCTATTACTTCCGAAGTTACTGCAAACAATATAAAATCTAGAATTGAAAAATGTGATAAATTTATTTTGCTTGCAACAAATGGAGCCATAGAATCTAAGTGGTGTAATTGGGAATTAGGATTTGGGGATGCGAAAAAATACAAAAATCATATTGCTTTATTTCCAATGAAGCCTCAAGGAACATATGATAGCTCATACAAAGGAAATGAGTATATGCGAATTTATCCATATATATGTTATTTCGATGGAACAGAACGCTATACAAATGGGACATCTATATCTAAAGGATACTATATTGGAGAATTTAAGGAAACAGGAAATTACATAACACCATTGAGTGAATGGTTTAATTCTAAATAA
- a CDS encoding Fic family protein produces the protein MDYMKVSEAAEKWELSARRVRILCQENRIEGVIRKGNLYMIPTDAKKPEDARSKGRSRTALKKLLKNIDENLEKLSSMRPLTKGEVERLRHEFLIEFTYNSNAIEGNTLTLQETAMVLEGVTIDQKPLKEHLEIIGHRDAFQYVESLVSDKVEFSEYVIKNIHSLVLIDRPEDRGTYRRIPVRIMGAFHEPPQPYMVEPMMNDLIVNHSQRKEKMHLVEAVALFHLDFEGIHPFIDGNGRTGRLLINFELMQHGYPAIDVKFSDRRKYYQAFDDYYRNQNEIPMVEMVAGYVNERLQKYLKLLN, from the coding sequence ATGGATTACATGAAAGTATCGGAAGCAGCGGAAAAATGGGAACTATCTGCTCGCAGAGTACGAATACTCTGTCAAGAAAATCGTATAGAAGGTGTCATCCGTAAGGGCAATCTTTATATGATACCAACCGATGCTAAAAAGCCTGAAGATGCTCGTAGCAAAGGTAGAAGTCGCACAGCACTGAAAAAGCTACTGAAAAATATAGATGAAAATCTTGAAAAGCTCTCTAGTATGCGTCCTTTAACAAAAGGAGAAGTTGAGCGTTTGCGACATGAATTTTTAATTGAGTTCACTTATAACTCTAATGCTATTGAGGGTAACACTCTCACTTTGCAAGAAACAGCCATGGTTTTAGAGGGTGTCACCATTGACCAAAAGCCGTTAAAAGAGCATTTAGAGATTATCGGACATCGAGATGCATTTCAATATGTAGAAAGCCTTGTCAGTGACAAGGTAGAGTTTTCAGAATATGTAATTAAAAATATCCATTCCTTAGTTTTGATAGATAGACCTGAAGATAGAGGGACTTATAGGCGTATCCCAGTACGCATCATGGGTGCTTTTCACGAACCACCACAGCCCTATATGGTTGAGCCTATGATGAATGATTTAATAGTTAATCACAGTCAGAGGAAAGAGAAAATGCACCTTGTAGAAGCTGTTGCACTATTCCACCTTGACTTCGAGGGTATCCACCCTTTTATTGATGGCAACGGACGTACTGGCAGACTTCTCATTAACTTTGAGCTGATGCAGCATGGCTACCCTGCTATTGACGTGAAGTTCTCAGATAGACGTAAATACTATCAGGCTTTTGATGATTATTATCGTAATCAGAATGAGATACCAATGGTGGAAATGGTTGCAGGGTATGTGAATGAGAGGTTACAGAAGTATTTGAAGTTGTTAAATTAG
- a CDS encoding DUF6809 family protein has translation MNIIEELYHGNIHTNEKCFSRSSHYTKFVAIVSENEEKITEFLQALPNSEQEQHLLSQMMNAQSEINLFEGREKFIEGFRLGARFVLDTFVVPQQSVIRDIE, from the coding sequence ATGAACATTATTGAAGAACTGTATCATGGCAATATTCACACCAATGAAAAGTGCTTTTCTCGTTCTTCTCACTATACAAAGTTTGTTGCAATCGTTAGCGAGAATGAAGAAAAGATCACAGAGTTTTTACAGGCACTACCCAATTCCGAGCAGGAACAACACTTACTTTCTCAGATGATGAATGCCCAGAGTGAAATCAATCTCTTTGAGGGTCGTGAGAAGTTTATAGAAGGATTTCGATTAGGTGCAAGGTTTGTATTAGATACTTTTGTAGTTCCACAGCAAAGTGTCATTCGTGATATTGAATGA
- a CDS encoding TnpV protein, whose product MEKHIYDDKNGLHYTLAEDSMYYPDLALPQEEDVWVGKYGLLCEAYLREHRNSLYMSLYLSGKLNKHLLEINEQAQTQIDKMVAHWAKLNGCDEKFKATNQTAWVARMNNYKMMAEELIMKKNIYI is encoded by the coding sequence ATGGAAAAGCATATTTATGACGACAAAAACGGATTACACTATACCCTAGCTGAAGATAGTATGTATTACCCCGATTTAGCTCTGCCACAGGAAGAAGATGTGTGGGTAGGCAAATATGGGTTACTTTGTGAAGCCTATCTGAGAGAGCATAGAAACAGCTTGTATATGAGTTTGTATCTATCAGGGAAACTCAACAAGCATCTACTTGAAATCAACGAGCAAGCACAAACACAGATTGATAAAATGGTTGCTCACTGGGCAAAACTCAATGGATGTGATGAGAAATTTAAAGCTACCAATCAAACGGCTTGGGTTGCTAGAATGAATAACTACAAAATGATGGCTGAAGAACTTATAATGAAAAAAAATATTTATATCTAA
- a CDS encoding plasmid recombination protein: protein MKRTISIAKGKGSIGHNSRDFKAENIDPTRIHLNTCFIKEDIKEVYHKLFDTALENYNAKQKRNDRKIPDYYEKIRTSKQEKLFYEIVVQVGNFEDMSATDENGKIAEEILHKYMADFQQRNPTLYVFSAHLHMDEATPHLHIDFVPYTDGNKRGLDTKNTLKGALEKLGFKGGTRGSTELTQWQDSEKEKLAEIMLEHDIEWEKIGSNKEHLSVLDYKKEKRAEEIMQLEEKIDTLEDKSTKMDAVIEEKSDKAKHIEAKLYNLMKQHKDIQTNIHAYYEETEWQLPEVTGFATAKSYKEKKAQPLVNSLKEVIKGLVVRIVNLNQKYNTLLKEKNYWYDKANRVPNLHDTNALKAESYMKLEKVLGKSKVDALIQEYQQKPVPSITKKRDYER from the coding sequence TTGAAGCGAACAATCAGTATTGCAAAAGGCAAAGGCTCTATTGGGCATAATTCTAGAGATTTTAAAGCTGAGAATATTGACCCTACTCGTATCCATTTAAACACCTGTTTTATTAAGGAAGATATAAAAGAAGTGTATCACAAATTATTTGATACTGCCCTTGAAAATTACAATGCCAAACAGAAACGCAATGATAGAAAAATCCCAGATTATTATGAGAAAATACGCACTTCAAAACAAGAGAAGTTATTCTATGAAATCGTTGTACAAGTGGGTAACTTTGAAGATATGAGTGCTACTGATGAAAACGGAAAAATCGCTGAAGAAATCCTCCATAAATACATGGCTGACTTTCAACAAAGAAACCCTACCCTATATGTATTTTCTGCTCACCTTCATATGGATGAAGCCACTCCACATTTACATATTGATTTTGTGCCATATACAGATGGTAACAAACGTGGTTTAGATACGAAAAACACCCTGAAAGGTGCATTGGAGAAGTTAGGTTTTAAGGGTGGTACTCGTGGTAGTACTGAGCTTACCCAATGGCAAGATTCCGAGAAAGAAAAACTAGCTGAAATTATGCTTGAACATGATATCGAGTGGGAGAAAATAGGCTCCAATAAAGAACATTTATCTGTTCTTGATTACAAAAAAGAAAAGCGTGCTGAAGAAATAATGCAGCTAGAAGAAAAGATTGATACTTTGGAAGATAAATCTACAAAAATGGATGCTGTCATTGAGGAAAAATCAGATAAAGCAAAGCATATTGAAGCTAAGTTATATAATCTTATGAAACAACACAAAGATATTCAGACGAATATTCATGCTTATTATGAAGAAACAGAGTGGCAGCTCCCTGAAGTGACAGGATTTGCTACTGCAAAATCGTATAAAGAAAAAAAGGCCCAGCCCCTGGTAAATTCCCTAAAGGAAGTCATTAAAGGCTTAGTGGTCAGAATAGTCAATCTAAATCAGAAATATAACACTTTATTAAAAGAGAAAAACTATTGGTATGATAAAGCAAATCGGGTACCAAATTTACATGACACAAATGCTCTAAAAGCGGAAAGCTATATGAAACTTGAAAAAGTGTTAGGTAAAAGCAAAGTTGATGCTTTAATTCAAGAGTATCAGCAAAAGCCAGTACCTTCAATAACTAAAAAGAGAGATTATGAGAGGTAA
- a CDS encoding complexin-2, giving the protein MKNVQISYDLFLMLVKFHLGGDEIWQEEIETELNKKIEAIVARNTYTKYKTAPTKEEQEKARIEYLDLKGYHKDWRW; this is encoded by the coding sequence TTGAAAAACGTACAGATAAGTTATGACCTGTTTCTAATGCTTGTGAAATTCCATTTAGGCGGTGACGAAATTTGGCAGGAAGAAATTGAAACTGAGCTTAATAAAAAAATCGAAGCCATCGTTGCCAGAAATACATACACAAAATATAAGACTGCACCCACAAAAGAAGAACAGGAAAAAGCAAGAATTGAATACCTAGATTTGAAGGGATACCATAAAGATTGGCGGTGGTGA